The genomic stretch aatcaaatatatactttcagatcttgatattttccaaacacgggaaagtaaagttattagaaatcatattcccgggattcattttcctaggaatcattttccttgccaactttactttccatTTTTCTtaccaactttactttcccgccaaccaaacatgaccttaaagtattgttagtggagaatgagtcccacctcattagagagaaaggactttccaaaattagaaagttcatattcttgtgggacggactataaaggaaatagtgcatattcttgtgggacggatggagtactgtATAATCCATATACCCAATGCAAGTGGAATTAGAAAGTGTTTCACAAAATGTGACACTAGACCTATCTTTCATTGGAGTTTGACCAGTTGCTAAATAGTGTTTCATCCACTTTGGTTGATTTATTGTACATATAAAATCTTCTATTGACTTATAGATGGTTGACATATGTCAAGAAAAATGTAAGGTATTTACCAATTTTTGCTTtatgaaatttcaaaaaaattgcaTGTAGAAAATTATTAACAATTTCATAAACAAAATTTggtaaaatttgaaattttattaacATGTGACAAGATGGAGATAATGCGTGACGTCGGCGTCGCAATAGAGGATCAGACCTGCATATTATCGTGATCAAACGTACCAGCTGTAACAGTTCTTCTCGATTATTGAAGAATCGAATAAGTAATGGCACTCATGTAACTTTTGGaggtaattttttttccttttatcctCTTATTTCCAAACTTAATACTACTAACATACAAcaatgattttaattatttaaattctcgAATTTTCTGGGCATTACACCATCCAACAGTAAGAAGAATAGAAGATACATTAGAGAATGTAGGAGTTATTTTTTCAAACCcttttaatagtagtaataagtaTACAACAGcatttatttcataaatagtTCAAAACATTCTAGACATAGAGATAGAACCATATCTCCTTAATTAGAATCTTCTCCAGCAAGAAATGCTGATAATATAGATTCTTGCCATTAGAAGCATACCCACCCGAGTCGAGCTTTCCCGTTCGCGTTCACTACCCGAAGTTGATCCCTTGAGCCAGAGGCAGCTCGCTTCCGTAGTTGATGGTGCTGCATATACACAAGGCAATACATTCACAGTCAGAAAGGAAATTGGATCAAACGAGCTTCGTTAGCTCTGACCGTGATTCTCGATAGGATTTTGACACGAGATGAGATACAGAGATGGAAACTTGAAAACATAATTGGGTTTTTTACCAAGTTGAGCGCCTCATGTATTGTTTCCAAGAATCGCTTCCGGCTTCACGGCCGCCCCCAGTTGCCTTCTCGCCACCAAAGGCGCCTCCAATTTCAGCACCGTTTGTCGGGATGTTTACATTTACGATACCACAGTCACTTCCTTGGGGACTGTATCAAGAGATAGGTTTTAAGTCAGCAACTCGAAAACATTCTTCTATCTTAAAAACAGCAAAGAAGAGAGCGTCTTATCACTCACCCGATCCATTTGAATATGATTTCAGGTCTGCGAGCGAAGATGGAACTACTTAGACCTTGAGGCACGGAATTGTTTATTTCAATCGCTTCCTTTAACGTCTGCAAAAAAAATTAGACACTTTCCTGACCATTGCAACGACACAAACTGGAGATCTTTGGACAGCTGAAAACTAGCCATACCTGAAACATCATCACATGGAGAACGGGAGCGAACAACTCTTCCTTAACAACGTCAGCACTAGAGGATATTTCGACTATGGTGGGCTGCACGAAATTTCCTTCTGACTCTATAATGTTGCCACCAATGAGAATCTTTCCTCCCTGCAACGTTATAACAGAGAGTCAAAAACAACTAAGATTTGCCTCAGATGAATATGACAATAATTGAGATTGATCCAGGCACAAACCTGAGATTTGATTTTCTCGATTCCCTTCACAAAATTTTCCCTTGAAACAGGAGTGTGCAACGGCCCAAGTAAGGTACCTTTCTCTAACGGATTTCCGACTTTGACTTGCTTGTAGACATCACATAACCGATCAAGTACTTTCTGATAAACGCTTTcatgaagaagctgcaatttcaggATGAGAAAAAGAAGTTATGCACCAAACATCGACTATCTCGTCCACTAAGGTGTGTAGAAGGTACTTATCAATTTCATACCAATCTACGGCAAGTTGTGCATCGCTGACCAGCAGTACCAACAGCAGCAAACAGAATAGAGCGAACAGCGAGTTCAATGTCAGCATCATCCATGACAATTATGGCATTATTTCCACTTAGTTCGAGCAGGCACTTGCCGTATCTTTGATTCACTGTTTGTTGGACCATTAGACCCACCTGGAGTCAGACACAAATCAAACTTTTAATACTTTGGAAAAATGAATTGTCCTTAGACTTAGACAATTAGACTCATTCGGGTAAGTGGTGAGTACATAAAATAGTACCTTTGAACTCCCAGTGAACGAAACTAGCGGAACACGCGGATCTTTTGCTATAGCTTGACCGATTACAGCACCTCCACAGAATGCCGTGAAAATTGCTCCAGGTAAATTGTTTTTCTCGAATACTCCAGCGATTATCTTCGTCATAGCTATGGTAATGAGAGGTGTGGTTGGAGCACCTTTCCTGAAAATTTTAATATGATTCGTGAAATTCATAAATGCAACCTTCTGAATTCAGTTTTTGGCAAAAACAGAGCTCAATCGTGTTATGTATCATAAAGAGGAAAGATAGATTGAAGAAACTAAACCTACTGTATACAGATACATTAACCAATTTTTGCTCCAGCTTTAAATCATGGTATCCAAAAATAGAACTATTTCCGATAAAACAGAATGATTCTATAATAGCTTACATTGACATATTAGATTAAAATCATACCAAATGATAATGGAATTTACTGATATTTATGGTTGGGACTAACATAAACAAATTGTAACATCAGTTATAGCAGAGCAAAGGACTCACCACACAACAGAATTTCCACAAACTAGAGCTATGCACGCATTCCATCCTACATTCACACAATAAAAGATAACATTAGAACTTAAACATAGGTTAAAACTATTGATTTTTCCTAAAATGATATGGAAAAGTTGAAGGATGTAATAACACCAACTATTTAATACCAAAACTCGCTAGCCTCGCTCGATATACTCACCAAGAACAGCGCAAGGGAAGTTGAAGGCTGTAATAACACCAACTATCCCTAAGGGATTCCACATCTGCTCCATAGTAGGATGCATGAATGTCAGATAAAACAATTTACAATAACCATAAATCATGAGCTGAGAAGAAAACGATAGCCCTTGCTTACCTCCAACATCATGTGATTAGGTCCTGCAACCAAAATTGAAGACAATAACGAAATTAGTTACTTTTGAATTACATAAGCCTATAAGCTTGTCTACATGATTCATTCTATACTCGAAGGAAAAAATATGCAAGCTTACGTTCGGAAGGTATAACAGATCCATTCAGCTGACGGCTTAATCCCACAGCAAAGTCACACATATCAATTATTTCCTGCAATAATTTTCCCCAACAAAAGAGAATAAGCTGAACATCATCATAAAATTTATCGAAGTTTATAGAAAGTACGATCCATCGGAAACAATCCACACAAACGCATAAGACTATAGAAGAAGACAATGCACAAATAAGAATATGATATAGAAATGCATTGCACAAGAGTGTTTCACTTCCCAATATTTTAGACAAACCTGAACTTCCCCTATGCCTTCAGCAAGTATTTTTCCCATTTCAAGGGATACAAGTCGGCCGAGATGATGGAGTTTGGTTCTCAATGCATCACCAATTTGTCTCACGATTTCACCTCTCTTTGGTGCTGGAATCTGAAACAAGATGAGACGTCATATATAATAGTCCTAACTCATTTCTAAATGCATTGAAAAATTTTGCATCATGATGAGTAAATTCGTGAAGAAATCAAAACAGAACCTGCATCCATATCTTTGTAGAATCAGCACATGCTTCCATTCCATCCTCATAGTCTCCAATGGATGCTTCAGAAACTTCAGCAATCGGCTAAACCAGGAAACGATTTACACCCAATTTAGTAATCACATAACGAAATGTATCTTACAACGTGATTACCTAGCTTTTGGGGGGGAAAACTCAGCAAAAAGGAGCATAAATATCAATTATATGAACAATTGATTGAGTTTATAAATGAATCATAATATGAAGCTTCATCGTTCTCAATCAATGATGCACAAATTAATATAGTCTGAGTTCATGTAATGGTGCATTTTCCCcccaattcaaattcaattgatcaatttcaaattc from Salvia splendens isolate huo1 chromosome 15, SspV2, whole genome shotgun sequence encodes the following:
- the LOC121769176 gene encoding aldehyde dehydrogenase family 7 member B4-like, whose translation is MSFAKREYEFLKEIGLGPRNPGCYVNGAWQGHGPVVSSVNPADNQPIAEVSEASIGDYEDGMEACADSTKIWMQIPAPKRGEIVRQIGDALRTKLHHLGRLVSLEMGKILAEGIGEVQEIIDMCDFAVGLSRQLNGSVIPSERPNHMMLEMWNPLGIVGVITAFNFPCAVLGWNACIALVCGNSVVWKGAPTTPLITIAMTKIIAGVFEKNNLPGAIFTAFCGGAVIGQAIAKDPRVPLVSFTGSSKVGLMVQQTVNQRYGKCLLELSGNNAIIVMDDADIELAVRSILFAAVGTAGQRCTTCRRLLLHESVYQKVLDRLCDVYKQVKVGNPLEKGTLLGPLHTPVSRENFVKGIEKIKSQGGKILIGGNIIESEGNFVQPTIVEISSSADVVKEELFAPVLHVMMFQTLKEAIEINNSVPQGLSSSIFARRPEIIFKWIGPQGSDCGIVNVNIPTNGAEIGGAFGGEKATGGGREAGSDSWKQYMRRSTCTINYGSELPLAQGINFG